One Kitasatospora sp. NBC_01287 DNA window includes the following coding sequences:
- a CDS encoding MFS transporter, protein MSQTVPQADPNRWKALGFIGLAQLMVVLDATIVNIALPSAQRTLGFSDTNRQWVITAYALAFGGLLLFGGRISDLWGRRRTFMTGLIGFAAASALGGAAQSTGMLIGARALQGLFGALLAPAALSLLTVMFTEAKERAKAFGIYGAIAGGGGAIGLILGGVLTEYLNWRWTFLINVPFAVIAVAGAVLVVREPEGTRNRNKLDIPGVLLVSSGLVSLVYGFTKASEDGWGAGMTIGLFIAAAVLLASFALVESKVSAPLLPLRVVTDRNRGGAYLSLGLAVIGMFGLFLFLTYYMQNILSYSPVMTGVAFLPMVAGMITGSTQIGARLMNRVPARFLMGPGFLVASAGMLILTQIKVDSSYWLILPGLILMGLGMGTAFMPAMSLATFRVRPQDAGVASAMVNTSQQVGGAIGTAALSTVATSATAAFMKTHFNPAAPKQLQGLIEAQAAVHGFATAIWWSFGILLAAAVIASVLLNGGGKSNMVAASGDGEIADVPVMAH, encoded by the coding sequence ATGTCACAAACCGTCCCGCAGGCCGACCCCAACCGCTGGAAGGCACTGGGCTTCATCGGCCTGGCCCAGCTCATGGTGGTGCTGGACGCCACCATCGTGAACATCGCGCTGCCCTCGGCCCAGCGCACCCTCGGCTTCTCCGACACCAACCGCCAGTGGGTGATCACCGCCTATGCGCTGGCCTTCGGCGGCCTGCTGCTCTTCGGCGGCCGGATATCGGACCTCTGGGGGCGTCGGCGCACCTTCATGACCGGTCTGATCGGCTTCGCAGCCGCCTCCGCGCTGGGCGGCGCGGCGCAGAGCACCGGGATGCTGATCGGCGCCCGCGCGCTGCAGGGCCTCTTCGGCGCGCTCCTCGCACCGGCCGCGCTCTCGCTGCTGACGGTGATGTTCACCGAGGCGAAGGAGCGGGCCAAGGCGTTCGGCATCTACGGTGCGATCGCCGGTGGCGGTGGCGCCATCGGCCTGATCCTCGGCGGCGTGCTGACCGAGTACCTGAACTGGCGCTGGACCTTCCTCATCAACGTGCCGTTCGCGGTCATCGCGGTGGCCGGCGCGGTGCTGGTGGTCCGTGAGCCCGAGGGCACCCGCAACCGCAACAAGCTCGACATCCCCGGCGTGCTGCTGGTCTCCAGCGGTCTGGTCTCCCTGGTCTACGGCTTCACCAAGGCCTCCGAGGACGGCTGGGGCGCGGGCATGACCATCGGTCTGTTCATCGCCGCCGCCGTGCTGCTGGCCAGCTTCGCCCTGGTCGAGAGCAAGGTCAGCGCTCCGCTGCTGCCGCTGCGCGTGGTGACGGACCGCAACCGCGGTGGTGCCTACCTGTCGCTCGGCCTGGCCGTGATCGGCATGTTCGGTCTCTTCCTCTTTCTGACCTACTACATGCAGAACATCCTGTCCTACTCGCCGGTCATGACCGGTGTGGCGTTCCTGCCGATGGTGGCCGGCATGATCACCGGCTCCACCCAGATCGGCGCCCGCCTGATGAACCGGGTTCCCGCCCGCTTCCTGATGGGCCCGGGCTTCCTGGTCGCCTCGGCGGGCATGCTGATCCTGACCCAGATCAAGGTCGACTCCTCGTACTGGCTGATCCTGCCCGGCCTGATCCTGATGGGTCTCGGCATGGGTACCGCGTTCATGCCGGCGATGAGCCTGGCCACCTTCCGGGTTCGCCCGCAGGACGCCGGTGTCGCCTCCGCGATGGTGAACACCTCGCAGCAGGTCGGTGGCGCGATCGGCACCGCGGCGCTGAGCACCGTGGCGACCAGCGCGACCGCCGCGTTCATGAAGACGCACTTCAACCCGGCGGCGCCCAAGCAGCTGCAGGGGCTGATCGAGGCCCAGGCCGCGGTGCACGGATTCGCCACCGCGATCTGGTGGTCCTTCGGGATCCTGCTGGCCGCGGCCGTCATCGCCTCGGTGCTGCTGAACGGCGGCGGCAAGAGCAACATGGTCGCTGCCTCCGGTGACGGCGAGATCGCCGACGTGCCGGTGATGGCACACTGA
- a CDS encoding TetR/AcrR family transcriptional regulator, producing the protein METKQVGACSSAIAAGIRAAAPRLRKDATRNRERILAAARRLFADEGADVPLDEIAKQAGVGNATLYRNFPDRTALVHQVTLSVLERGLERAREALADPGDPFEAISRFAHGAADEQIGALCSMLSEHPVLRDDEQLFATRLEMERVVEELMARARAAGVLRPDVGPGDLLVALARLTRPLPGSENCLGNEMFVRRHLQLFLDGLRSPARSVLPGRAATLEDLRPTFPADPLTR; encoded by the coding sequence ATGGAGACCAAGCAGGTGGGTGCGTGCAGCTCCGCCATCGCTGCGGGTATCCGCGCCGCGGCGCCCCGGCTCCGGAAGGACGCCACCCGCAACCGGGAGCGGATCCTGGCCGCCGCCAGGCGGCTCTTCGCCGACGAGGGCGCCGACGTGCCGCTCGACGAGATCGCGAAGCAGGCCGGCGTCGGCAACGCCACCCTCTACCGCAACTTCCCCGACCGCACCGCGTTGGTCCACCAGGTCACGCTCTCGGTCCTGGAACGCGGACTGGAGCGGGCCCGGGAGGCCCTCGCCGATCCGGGGGACCCGTTCGAGGCGATCAGCCGCTTCGCGCACGGGGCCGCCGACGAGCAGATCGGGGCACTGTGCTCCATGCTCTCCGAGCACCCCGTCCTGCGGGACGACGAGCAACTCTTCGCCACCAGGCTGGAGATGGAGCGCGTGGTCGAGGAGCTGATGGCGCGGGCCAGGGCGGCCGGCGTGCTGCGCCCCGACGTGGGCCCGGGCGACCTGCTGGTCGCGCTGGCCCGGCTGACCCGTCCGCTGCCCGGCAGCGAGAACTGCCTGGGCAACGAGATGTTCGTCCGCCGCCACTTGCAGCTCTTCCTGGACGGGCTGCGCTCACCGGCGCGGTCCGTGCTGCCCGGGCGCGCCGCCACCCTGGAGGACCTGCGGCCTACGTTTCCCGCTGACCCGCTGACCCGCTGA